The following coding sequences lie in one Kribbella sp. NBC_00709 genomic window:
- a CDS encoding Rv1733c family protein, translating into MSAAKQRHEDSWVLMQARRLGFGRNHLRRRADRVEASMLWVTLVAALLMIGVGAAIGANLRNAGDAAAARQRSALHQVIAYTEESTEHQPPPALGAALPLVRVSYTDQHGTAREGITPVVIGTKADVAVTVWLDRTGSITAAPRSHADSVAYGSTIAFVVVIGSWLVLWTAFRLACIPLNRRRAQAWDAEWLDVAPRWHRGQK; encoded by the coding sequence ATGAGCGCCGCGAAGCAACGCCACGAGGACTCGTGGGTGCTCATGCAGGCTCGCCGGCTCGGTTTCGGCCGCAACCATTTGCGTCGGCGCGCCGACCGCGTCGAGGCAAGCATGTTGTGGGTCACGCTCGTCGCCGCTCTGCTGATGATCGGCGTCGGCGCCGCGATCGGCGCGAATCTCCGGAACGCCGGCGACGCGGCGGCAGCCCGGCAACGCTCCGCGCTGCACCAGGTCATTGCCTACACCGAGGAAAGCACCGAACATCAGCCGCCGCCTGCGCTGGGTGCGGCCCTGCCGCTGGTCCGGGTGAGCTATACCGACCAGCACGGGACAGCGCGCGAAGGCATCACGCCTGTCGTGATCGGGACCAAGGCTGATGTCGCCGTCACGGTCTGGCTCGACCGGACCGGCAGCATTACAGCTGCCCCGCGTTCGCACGCCGACAGCGTCGCGTACGGGAGCACGATCGCATTCGTCGTCGTGATCGGGTCCTGGCTGGTGCTGTGGACCGCATTCCGCCTGGCTTGTATCCCGTTGAACCGCCGCCGTGCCCAAGCCTGGGACGCCGAATGGCTCGACGTCGCTCCTCGCTGGCACCGTGGCCAGAAGTGA